A stretch of Brassica napus cultivar Da-Ae chromosome C6, Da-Ae, whole genome shotgun sequence DNA encodes these proteins:
- the LOC106451475 gene encoding uncharacterized protein LOC106451475: MSVERSLEAWEEVQRHGQDLADRLAQGFTGLIQINPPSFPWPSHQKLKLFDLEFSPQPINGGVEAILVIGNKIGQIGQAGVDFGSGLNVMVHQFFRRLPLPFRHEDSVSVSMSRGVYVDTKDESRLSKTDTVSSAAMSEERVTEFDLSTAALLRRSKGTVEFSTSYESRTSGMEHSLAARGDLWRVEASSSSSAARDDSSSLFLLQLGPLLFLRDSTLLLPVHLSKQHLLWYGYDRKKGMHSLCPALWSKHRRWLMMSMICLNPLACSFVDLQFPNGQLTYVSGEGLTTSVFVPLCGGLLQAQGQYPGDMRFSFSCKTKQGTRITPMVNWPDKSYGVGVSQALAWRKSGLMMKPAIQLSVCSTYGGSNPGTKTELIHSLNDNINMICGCAMTAHPSAFASVSFGRSKWNGNIGRTGIVVRVDTPLASVAQPSFSIQLNNAFEF; encoded by the exons ATGTCTGTGGAGAGATCTTTAGAAGCGTGGGAAGAGGTTCAGCGACACGGGCAAGACTTAGCCGACCGACTCGCTCAGGGCTTCACGGGCTTGATTCAAATCAACCCTCCTTCGTTTCCGTGGCCGAGCCATCAGAAGCTGAAGCTATTCGATCTCGAGTTCTCTCCTCAGCCCATCAATGGCGGCGTCGAGGCTATTCTCGTTATCGGGAACAAGATTGGTCAGATTGGCCAGGCTGGTGTTGATTTCGGCTCCGGGTTGAACGTTATGGTTCATCAGTTCTTCAGGAGGCTGCCCTTGCCGTTTAGACACGAGGATAGCGTGTCTGTTTCTATGAGCCGTGGAGTTTATGTAGACACAAAAGATGAGTCGAGGCTTTCTAAGACAGATACTGTCTCCTCTGCTGCTATGTCTGAGGAGAGGGTGACAGAGTTTGATTTGAGTACTGCTGCATTACTTAGGAGATCAAAG GGAACGGTTGAGTTTTCGACAAGTTATGAAAGTAGAACAAGTGGTATGGAACATTCGTTAGCAGCCAGGGGAGATCTTTGGAGAGTAGAAGCTTCTTCATCAAGTTCAGCTGCTAGAGATGACAgttcctctctctttcttctccagCTTGGACCGCTGCTGTTTCTGCGCGATTCAACTCTTCTTTTGCCCGTTCATTTATCAAAGCAACACTTGCTCTGGTATGGTTATGATAGAAAG AAAGGTATGCATTCGCTTTGTCCAGCTTTGTGGTCAAAGCATAGAAGATGGCTTATGATGTCAATGATCTGCCTCAATCCTTTAGCTTGC TCATTTGTAGATTTGCAGTTCCCAAATGGGCAGTTAACGTATGTCTCCGGTGAGGGATTAACAACAAGTGTCTTTGTTCCTTTATGTGGCGGTCTTCTTCAAGCGCAAGGTCAATATCCAGGAGATATGAGGTTTAGTTTCTCTTGCAAG ACTAAACAAGGAACAAGAATCACACCAATGGTGAACTGGCCTGACAAATCGTATGGAGTAGGTGTTTCTCAAGCCTTGGCTTGGCGTAAGTCCGGTCTCATGATGAAACCGGCAATTCAACTTAG TGTGTGCTCTACGTATGGTGGAAGCAATCCCGGGACGAAAACCGAACTTATTCACTCGTTGAATGATAACATCAACATGATTTGTGGCTGTGCAATGACGGCTCATCCTTCAGCGTTTGCATCTGTCTCT TTTGGTCGGTCAAAGTGGAATGGGAACATTGGTCGGACCGGAATAGTTGTTAGAGTTGATACTCCACTTGCAAGTGTTGCTCAACCTTCTTTCTCAATCCAGCTTAACAATGCTTTTGAGTTCTGA
- the LOC106451474 gene encoding ubiquitin domain-containing protein 1, protein MGCAGSTQSQAEGPVKKIRKPKPWKHTQPISKAELVKMREEFWDTAPHYGGTKEIWDALRAAAEADISLAQTIVDSAGVIVQNNDLTTCYDERGAKYDLPKYVLSEPTNLVEES, encoded by the exons ATGGGTTGTGCTGGATCGACACAGTCGCAAGCAGAAG GGCCAGTGAAGAAAATTAGGAAGCCAAAACCGTGGAAGCATACTCAACCGATCAGTAAAGCTGAGCTTGTGAAAATGAGAGAAGAGTTTTGGGACACTGCTCCTCACTATGGCGGTACGAAAG AGATATGGGACGCACTTCGAGCTGCTGCTGAAGCTGACATATCTCTTGCGCAAACAATCGTGGATAGCGCAGGAGTCATTGTTCAGAACAATGATCTCACTACCTGCTATGACGAGAGAG GTGCTAAGTATGACCTACCTAAGTATGTTCTAAGCGAGCCTACCAACTTGGTGGAAGAGAGTTGA
- the LOC125588753 gene encoding probable LRR receptor-like serine/threonine-protein kinase At1g53420, whose protein sequence is MAPEYAMRGHLTDKVDVYSFGIVALEIVHGRSNKINQSASNYNTPYVIDWVTILREQNNLLELVDPRLGSDYNREEALTMLQVVILCTIPDPSDRPLMSEVVKMLEGKKMVELEKLEEASEYKETKRLENMNTMKKYYEMIGSETSMTMTMTLTDQTTSSKH, encoded by the coding sequence ATGGCTCCAGAGTACGCGATGAGAGGTCATTTGACGGATAAAGTTGATGTATACAGCTTTGGTATTGTAGCTCTAGAGATTGTTCATGGAAGAAGCAACAAGATAAACCAATCTGCATCCAATTACAACACTCCCTACGTTATTGACTGGGTGACAATCTTGAGGGAGCAGAACAATCTGTTGGAGCTGGTGGATCCGAGACTAGGATCAGATTACAATAGAGAAGAAGCATTGACCATGCTTCAAGTGGTGATACTGTGTACAATTCCTGATCCGAGTGATAGGCCATTGATGTCTGAAGTGGTGAAGATGCTGGAAGGTAAGAAGATGGTGGAGTTGGAGAAACTTGAAGAAGCTTCAGAGTATAAAGAGACAAAGAGACTTGAGAACATGAACACTATGAAGAAGTATTATGAAATGATAGGGAGCGAGACTAGCATGACCATGACCATGACCTTGACTGATCAAACTACCTCGTCAAAGCATTAA
- the LOC125588330 gene encoding glutathione S-transferase T3-like: MDRNPPQSTTLSEPTASALSVLVFSDHNRKEFFFEVQCKLWVSQQDSVIPQSFPWESSSQVPVFSTQCTETSSFCEESSTQRKERKKWTPSDDLVLISAWLNTSKDPVVSNEQKAGTFWNRIAAYYAASPKVESGDKRGALQCKQRWQKINDLVCKFCGSYAAATRQKTSGQSESDVVKLAHEIFFNDQKIKFNLHHAWEELRYDQKWCEHASSKLGGSAKKRKCEDGAETESSQATINVDNLPTKRPAGVKAAKAASAKKPIVDKEADEKFGKLCSIKEKDLVLTERVSKMRLLDSLITKKEPLSEKEEALKSKLLTEMLDAP; the protein is encoded by the exons ATGGATCGAAACCCACCACAATCGACTACTCTCTCGGAGCCCACCGCATCTGCTCTGTCGGTTCTCGTCTTCTCCGA TCACAATCGGAAGGAGTTCTTTTTTGAAGTTCAGTGCAAACTGTGGGTGAG TCAACAAGATAGTGTCATTCCTCAATCGTTTCCTTGGGAGAGCTCATCACAAGTCCCTGTCTTCAGCACTCAATGTACAGAAACTTCAAGTTTCTGTGAAGAGTCATCTACACAgcgcaaagaaagaaagaaatggactCCTTCTGATGATCTTGTGCTCATAAGCGCCTGGTTAAACACCAGTAAGGATCCTGTCGTGAGCAATGAGCAGAAAGCAGGCACATTCTGGAACCGCATTGCAGCCTACTATGCAGCTAGTCCGAAGGTGGAAAGTGGAGATAAGCGAGGAGCTCTTCAATGCAAGCAAAGGTGGCAGAAGATCAACGATCTTGTCTGCAAGTTCTGTGGTTCCTATGCGGCTGCGACAAGACAGAAAACAAGTGGTCAGAGTGAGAGTGATGTTGTGAAACTCGCACATGAAATTTTCTTCAATGATCAGAAGATTAAATTCAACCTTCACCATGCTTGGGAGGAGCTCCGCTATGACCAGAAATGGTGTGAGCATGCTAGTAGTAAGCTTGGTGGAAGCGCTAAGAAGAGAAAATGCGAGGATGGAGCAGAAACAGAAAGCTCTCAAGCTACTATCAATGTCGATAATCTACCTACCAAACGGCCTGCTGGTGTTAAGGCTGCGAAAGCAGCTTCTGCAAAGAAACCAATAGTAGATAAGGAGGCTGATGAGAAGTTTGGCAAGTTGTGCTCAATTAAAGAgaaagaccttgtcttgacaGAGAGAGTTTCCAAAATGAGACTGCTTGACAGTCTCATTACAAAAAAAGAACCACTttctgaaaaagaagaagcactGAAGAGTAAGCTTCTTACAGAGATGCTGGATGCTCCATAA
- the LOC106453680 gene encoding probable LRR receptor-like serine/threonine-protein kinase At1g53420, translating into MVCTIVNAAVHGAAVMVYIIMIVLIFILIYIVCKRRSLRSKTHVEGEFKSLDPMINSFSLRQIKAATNNFDTANRIGEGGFGPVHKGKLPDGTIIAVKQLSTGSKQGNREFLNEIGMITALHHPNLVKLYGCCVEGDQLLLVYEYVENNCLARALFGPQETQLRLDWPTRRKICIGVARGLAYLHEESRIRIVHRDIKATNVLLDKEMNSKISDFGLAKLNEDDNTHISTRVAGTL; encoded by the exons ATGGTTTGCACAATTGTGAATGCTGCTGTCCACGGAGCTGCAGTTATGGTTTACATAATTATGATAGTTCTCAtatttattctaatttataTTGTCTGCAAAAGACGTAGCTTGAGATCCAAGACTCACGTGGAAGGAG AATTCAAGAGTTTAGATCCTATGATCAACTCTTTCTCGCTGAGGCAAATCAAAGCAGCTACAAACAACTTTGATACTGCAAACAGGATTGGAGAAGGTGGATTTGGTCCTGTACACAAG GGAAAGTTGCCTGATGGAACAATAATCGCGGTGAAACAGCTTTCTACGGGATCAAAACAAGGGAACCGCGAGTTCTTGAACGAGATTGGTATGATCACAGCTCTGCATCACCCAAACCTAGTCAAACTATATGGATGCTGTGTTGAAGGAGACCAGCTTTTGCTAGTCTATGAGTATGTGGAAAACAACTGCCTTGCTCGAGCATTGTTTG gTCCTCAAGAAACTCAGCTGAGATTGGATTGGCCAACAAGGAGGAAGATCTGCATTGGTGTAGCGAGAGGACTAGCATATCTCCACGAGGAGTCAAGGATAAGGATTGTGCACAGAGATATCAAAGCTACCAATGTGTTGTTAGACAAGGAAATGAACTCGAAGATATCAGACTTTGGTCTTGCCAAGCTTAATGAAGATGACAACACTCACATTAGCACTCGAGTTGCTGGAACATTGTAA